Proteins from a genomic interval of Syntrophorhabdaceae bacterium:
- the rpsT gene encoding 30S ribosomal protein S20 translates to MNDKKDKRLRGGLFLRKNKSAIKRAKQSEGKRLRNSHVKTTMKTQIKKTLSAIETKNKENLDVLFGKAISQINKAASKGVIHKNNAARKVSRLTKKVNNAMQTKG, encoded by the coding sequence ATGAATGATAAAAAAGACAAACGATTAAGAGGAGGGCTGTTCTTGAGAAAAAATAAATCGGCGATAAAAAGAGCAAAACAATCTGAGGGGAAAAGGCTCAGAAATTCGCATGTAAAAACTACAATGAAAACTCAAATAAAAAAGACACTGTCTGCGATAGAGACAAAAAATAAGGAAAACCTGGATGTGCTCTTCGGCAAAGCCATTTCTCAAATAAACAAAGCCGCATCAAAAGGTGTCATTCATAAAAACAATGCTGCGCGGAAAGTATCGAGGTTAACAAAAAAGGTTAACAACGCAAT